The following are encoded in a window of Brevibacillus ruminantium genomic DNA:
- a CDS encoding AAA family ATPase, whose translation MQKVAQLQQKLDQAIEILERRFLERSELIRLLLLGMMSGENALLVGPPGTAKSQLARSISQLFGTEHWFDYLLTRFTTPDEIFGPVSLQQLKQDQYVRKTAGYLPSAQFAFLDEIFKANSAILNSLLSILHERIYFNGKEKEAVPLQFLVAASNELPDEDEQLSALYDRFLIRYEVGYLQHASSYEKMFNLPTKEIPVVFSLYDVQDVQAAAQDVSISEGLIYFLYSLKKDLEEKEFRISDRRWKKIVQVWKTSAVINGRDHVSIWDTVYTPHMLWDVPEDLPVLRELFEQRFTEQVKIELETELPLRRFHQIAQRWMEKEADLHAFQFKKEIGHKLGKEKAEQYRDLLEECRLELEEAGRELRNRLVEAQKREQNMRQYVFEKNRLIFELDKFALKYVHLRVEGERILQMLQGVYRTVFDREIAGAEYDYTL comes from the coding sequence ATGCAAAAAGTAGCTCAGTTGCAACAAAAATTGGACCAAGCCATCGAAATACTGGAGCGTCGGTTTCTGGAGAGAAGCGAACTGATCCGACTGCTGCTGCTGGGAATGATGAGTGGCGAAAATGCCCTCCTGGTGGGTCCTCCGGGGACTGCAAAATCTCAGCTTGCCCGCTCCATCTCGCAGCTGTTTGGAACGGAGCATTGGTTTGACTATTTGCTGACCCGTTTTACGACACCGGATGAGATATTCGGACCGGTTTCCCTGCAACAACTGAAGCAGGATCAATATGTGCGGAAAACAGCAGGCTATCTGCCCTCTGCCCAGTTTGCTTTTCTGGATGAAATTTTCAAGGCAAACAGCGCCATTCTCAATTCCTTACTCTCGATTTTGCATGAGCGCATCTATTTTAACGGAAAAGAAAAAGAAGCTGTACCTCTGCAGTTTCTCGTTGCTGCATCCAATGAATTGCCGGATGAGGATGAGCAATTGTCAGCGTTGTACGACCGCTTCTTGATTCGATATGAAGTCGGTTATTTGCAGCACGCATCCAGCTACGAAAAAATGTTTAACTTGCCTACAAAGGAGATTCCGGTCGTGTTTTCCTTGTACGATGTGCAGGATGTACAGGCGGCTGCACAAGACGTGTCCATTTCTGAGGGGCTGATCTATTTTTTATACAGCTTGAAAAAGGATCTTGAGGAAAAAGAGTTCCGGATCTCTGACCGAAGATGGAAGAAAATCGTCCAGGTCTGGAAAACATCTGCGGTCATCAATGGCCGCGATCACGTATCCATTTGGGACACCGTTTACACCCCTCACATGCTATGGGATGTTCCCGAGGATTTGCCCGTTCTGCGTGAGTTGTTTGAACAGCGTTTTACCGAGCAGGTAAAAATCGAACTGGAGACCGAATTGCCTCTGCGCAGGTTTCACCAAATTGCCCAGCGCTGGATGGAAAAAGAGGCGGATCTGCATGCCTTCCAGTTTAAAAAGGAAATTGGTCACAAGCTGGGGAAAGAAAAAGCGGAGCAATACCGCGATTTGCTTGAAGAGTGCCGACTGGAGCTGGAGGAAGCTGGTCGAGAGCTCCGCAATCGTTTAGTAGAAGCCCAGAAGCGTGAGCAAAACATGAGGCAATACGTCTTTGAAAAAAACCGACTGATCTTTGAGCTGGATAAATTTGCGTTGAAATACGTTCACCTGCGAGTGGAAGGAGAACGGATTTTACAGATGCTGCAAGG